From the genome of Nicotiana tabacum cultivar K326 chromosome 17, ASM71507v2, whole genome shotgun sequence:
agggaAGAAAGCCCCCatcagaatgccgtcattgcggcggggaaCATTGGAACAATAAATGCCCCAATACACAAATCAATGCTCAACAATCTGTTGACGATGATGAGTCAGATGAGGACGGCTCAGTCGGCGCAGAACAAGTAGGTGCCTTCAACGCATTTGTTGGCTCCATTCATGATACCTTGGCGGGAACCAGTACTGGCAACCCCAAGAAGAACGCATTCCTAATCGacaagaaagggaaaggaaaggcgGACGAAAGGCCTCCCACATGACAAAAGAGGACCCTAATATTCGTTGACATGAAAGTAAATGGCAGACCTATTCgggcattgatagacacgggtgctagccATAACTACATGGACTCAACTCAGGTGCAACGCCTCGGTCTAGCAGTGCAAAAATGCAAAGGTCGTGTCAAGGCTAGCAACTCTCCGTCTCAGCAAgtgagtggaatagccaaagaagtgccAATCAAGCTTTGGCCCATACAAGGGAATATTCGACCTATACATAGCTATCATCGATGACTTCGAACTGATAGTGGGATTGGAATTCCTCAGGTAGACCAACACCAtcccggtaccatatgccaacatgctcctaatgATGGGAGACAACGGGGCCAAACCCCGCACCATACCGTGCATACCCATGAAGATGGCCGCTGGAAACATCACGACCATGCAGTTAAAGGAGGGAACCAACAAACCTGAACCCACGGTTCCGGCTGCCCTCAACATCATCAAACAGACATCACATCATCGGGGTCCAACAACTCATGTCGCCCCTCattgtgtgaagacttgtcaagcATTCCCAAAAGGACAAGTCGGATCCCTCAGCATCAAGCGGGACTCTTGGAGCCGCTACCTGTCAcacagagaccttgggaaagcatttccTTGAATTTCATCACAGGATTACCCAAGGTCGGAAATCATGCAACCATTATGGTGGTAGTAGAccaattttccaagtatgctaccttcatcgcagccccacagaacatatcggcagaagatacagctcgactcttcttctctcatgttgtcaaatattggggtATGCCCAACAACATCATTAGTGACTGCGacccacgcttcactagcaaaatttggacccaactcttcagttgcctcggatccaaattgagttacaactcaagccatcatcatcaacaaacaTATGATCAAACAGACCGGTTCAAtaacatgctggaggaatatctccgccaaTTTGCAACCGGGTCACAAAcacattgggtgaagcttctggatgctgctcagctgtgtttcaattcacaaaagtgcgcccatacaaacaaaagcgcttttgcaattgttaccggacagcaaccgctactcccacaaaaTGTGAATGCACCAAATGTGCCATCATCTCATCGAGCTGCCAGTTTCTCGACAGAATGGGAGCAAACTTTAAAGATAGTgcagagctatcttgtcaaagcccaagagAGGGCAACGAGGTATGCCGAACAAAACCTtcgctttgcccaacatcaagcaGGGGACAAAGTGATGGTAAGAACCCCGAGGTGGAACTTATTTGCCAAGAGGACCCAAgatcctcgcctattgcaaagCTACATCAGGCCTttttccattgaaaggcgcatcgagaaatccacataccagctgaacacaccagctggtggaaaatccatcaagtcttccatgtcagccgcctcAGGCCATTTCAGAAATGTATGGAAGATCATTCAGAAAGACATCTCACAACACCGAGGGGAACAGACCTCCCAGCCAACAAGAGCCTGACCAATCATCATCATCCAGCaggtaaggctccgaggacgtcgccaactcaggtgggggagaatgtcatgggctgctttccatcatcgacccatgaccccttggacgcgccccgtggcgtcccggtaagcctcccaacgcctagcgccacggtcggccccatggtctcggcagcgccaagtgacaagcgcgcatgcgcctctgcCGCCCCATCGATAATCAGTGCCAGTGCCCAGCGGCTGGCCAATGCCATCGGTGCCGTGCAcactgacaatgccgcgcgcacaAACCATCATGTTACCCACAGCGCCGCACGCACAGACAGTGCCCCGCGTgcagacccaatgccaagcaccaatgcccagccgctggcagatccaaatagtgtcGGTCGCACCAACAGCAATGCGCGCGTAGACCctgatgctcaagacaaagttgctaccatcggacttgcttccatagaagattaagtccttttcattgtaattatagagtagttttacttcattcattttcagtgtgcttctacagctttcttaggtcaactcatgtaactttagtttatttttttaagcattattaagggggaccaaagcattcaaacattcaagcattcaaacaattctctgtactggtgtctctcccccgacaccgcattgcatcttgtaatagctttcatcatcatcatcatcaatacaatcatcagctttcatcatcagttgctcattttccgctgttcaattgctcatgacattgtttttcctgtatggcactgacaatctagtctagcgtacggagaggacctcagttggcgcatagcaaccACATTGatatcggttgcttagccttacgtcgcccttccaaggaacttcaggaaggcacCGCGTAATAGTAAGGACGATAGGAGGAAACTCGGAGTATTTCCAGTTGAGAGGAGGTTGCATCAAGGATCAACACTTAGCccgtttttatttttcttggcgaTGGATGCATTGATGCAATATATTCAAGGAGAGGTGCCCTGTTGTATGTTATTTGCATATGACATATTTCTGATTGGTGAGACGCGGGGTGGTGTTaatgagaggctagaggtttggagacatacccttgagtctaaaggtttcaagttgagcaggaccaagataaaatacttggagtgcaagttcagcagaGTTACCCAAGATCTGGACGCGGATATGAGGCTTGACACTCAAGTCATTCCTAAGAGAGAGAGTTTTAAGTATCTGGGGTCTTTGATTCAGAGTGATTgggagattgatgaggatatCACACGTCGTATCAGAgcgggatggatgaagtggaggctcacTTGCAGTGTCTTATGCAATACCAATGTGTGTGAGTTCTACAAAgtagtggttagaccgactatgttataTGGGGCAGAGTGTTAGCCAGTCAAGAGCTcgatgtccagaagatgaaagttaCTGAAATGAGGATGTTTGAGATGaatgtgtgggcatactaggttagataaaattaggaatgaagttattagggacaaggtgaGAGTGACCCCCATGGAGGATAAGATGCGAAGGGAGAGGCTTTGATGGTTGAGACATGTTAAAAGGAGAAGCATAGATGCCCCAGTCAGGAGGTGTGAAAGGTTGTCCTCGGGGGTCAGAGGAGGGGTAGAGGTAGTCTAAAGAAGTCTTGGGGAAAGGTGATGAGGCAGGACATGGCACAACTTGagctaaccgaggacatgacccttgataggagggtgtggaggttgaggattagggtagaaggttagtaggcaGTCGAGTGTTTCCCCATGTCTTCTTGTTCCAGTAGTATTAGTGTTAGTATGGTATTATTTTACCCTTAGATGGCTATTACTACATATCTTGTATTGTATTACTCGTTATCAGTGCTTCTTTAATCTTGTATCTTGCTATCTTATTCTTAGTTTTCTAAATATTTTGTACTATTATTACTTGATATTAGtgcttcttttatcttttttttagctgagggtctatcggaaacaaccttcCGTCCAAGATAGGGGTAAGGCTGCATGCATCtcaccctccccaaaccccacttgtgagaaTACACTGGATCGTCGTCGTCGTTGTCGTTGTACTTATCCTTTatctcctctttttcttctctcttccttttttgcttttctctttcttctcattctccttcttcttctttttcttcttcttcttctcgcTCTTTTCAAATCGAAGGTCTATTAGAAACAACAAAACTATCCTCCCCAAACTTCACCTGTTGGGAATATACTGggtctattgttgttgttgttgaagcatCAAATAAAAAGGTTAACTAGTCAAAATTTTAGAATGAATCGTCATTTGTGATGATTGTTTTCTTCACTCAaggcattttttttaaattactattcaacattggaatttttatttttctaaaattgaataaatttattattgcttttaaattaaaatatcgATCAATTGACTGTTTATCAGATCAATCTGACtgttgataattaaaaaaaaaaacaaacaaagctTTTGAGATAAACATAAACGAACACGTTCAGATGCTAAATTTATTGCGTCACATAGAGACGTCAGTCCGTTCACATTCTTTATGTACAACTGGGGTACAAAAAATGATCACTAGTGCTGGCCGTAGACAATCAGACCTCTTCCTGCTATCTTTCTATATATACACAAAGAAGGAGCCAAAGAGAGAGAAAAGCGCGcgtctagagagagagagagagagagagggagagagagagatagagagagcgCAATTGGTGTCTCTACCAGGTAATATAGAGACCTATAGATACAGAAATTTATATCTCTATGTTGACTCTCTCTCTGTGTACTTTTCTGAATTTACTTTCCTACATGAAATTCACTCTCTACTGTTTCTATATCTAGTACTATTCATCTTCTCGTTGAAATGTTTTGTTAAAGTTGGTAATTGAGCTgtttttgaactttgaattttgaGGTATGGCTGAACTTCTAGGGTTTGGTGATCTGTTGATTATTTGTTGGATTATGTGCTGTAACTATGTGGTGCTGCTTCCTTGGTTGAATTGCTAAAAGTTGATTGAAGTTGACTTTGTGGTCTTCTGGGTTTACGTTGAATTATTTTGGGGTTTTGGGTTTTCTGTTGTCGtgaaatttttagattttttatgaATAAGAACTTCATTACTGgtgaattttcatatttttagaatttatgaatGCAATTTTGATTTTTAATTACCTTCTGAATATATTGTGGTAATATAGAGTATTTCTCCGTGGAATAAAGAGTGATTTTCTTCAGTACATGTGTAGTATAATGGTTTCataataaattgaaagaaaagaaattgattataagtttgatttttattttttaaatttcagaCAACTGAGGAAAATGAGCTTTTCTTCACGTAGATCTTAGTTAAAGATGGTTTCCTTGGAGTGTATGGGTGGTAGATGTGCTTTATAGCTTTCTTGATAGGTCTGAATTAGGTTGCTTTGATGAGTTTCTTGATAGGTCTGAATTAGGTTGCTTTGATGATAAGTTTGGGTTTCCATGAGTTTGGGAGGAaagatcaaagaaaaaaaaaatagttttcacTGTTGTCTTTACTGGTCTGTGATAAAAAAAAATGGTCTTTACATGGTTGACTTCAAAGGTGTGCAGAAGTAGCATATTATCTTTGTTTTGTCATGGGAATGATAAAGCTTTcattttttgttaaatttttcTAATGTTTAGGGGAATTAAGCTTTTACTTAGGCAGATATTGATCAAAGATGAAGTCTGTGGAGTAAATAGTAATAGTAAGTGAAGAGGAAAAAGTATGACCAAGCGAATTGTGTGAAATAAGTGAACGTACCCAGTTGAAGCATTCTTGATTGATTGAGACAAAAAGATTCTCTTAATCCAGATTAACTCCGTCAAGCCTATTTGGCAGGTGCATTTTTGATGGGTTAGTGAGGAAACCCCCAAATTAAAGGAGTCGAGCAAAAAAAACTTGGTCTTATTATCCATCGTTACAGAAAACTGATTAGATGGCGTAATTCCTTGGTAATTTTTGTTAAAACATGGTGGTCCAACATTAGCAAATTGTTGTTATaaatttgttattcatgcttGGATAGGAGGGAATTATTCAATGCAGGAAAGTATCTATAAGGATATCCTTGATTTTGCTTCAGCCAATTGTCGAATTTAGGTGTGGTTTATGATAgcagtttttttttttccttcttgtgGAAGTTAAAAACAGATTAACAGAACACAATGTTGGTATTTGGGGAAAGAAAGGTAATGGGGAGGCTTGGTTTAAGAGTAGATAATATTGTGTGCTCAAAAAATGAGTAAAAGGTAATTTTCGTCTAGGAAGTTCAGCTAGTGAATGAGCAGGGGATATAACAAAGGTTTCTTTTTCTTACATAAGGTAAGTAATTTATTAATGATGCGAGAAATCCCGTATACATGTCATATACCAAAAAGCAGAGAACCTACACCAAGATATGGTTCTCGACCAAAGAACACCAATCATCTATACACATAGGCACCTCACGGGTGCACCGAACAACCAAGGTTTCTTTTGATAGTGGGTTCAAGACATTCACTGTGCATCTTGTTAGCATAATTCTTAAAACTGCAGAACTTTCAGTGTTTCCAGATTGTCGAAGTTATGCTCCTGTAGAGAGCTCAGTTGAAGCATGATATATGAAAGGAGGGGATGAAGTTGAAAGGGCAATGACCTTCTGTTTAAATGTCTCTGTTCCTTGTATTTAAGTGATTTTGGTTATTGGTTTCTCAAAGTTCCTTTTGAGagtgatttcttttaattatttcacTGCATACAGTTGATGACTATAAACACAGTGCTATCTCGTCTACTTATTTATATGTGAACATCCTGGCATAGCCATGAATTCTGAagttctttcaattttctttgaCAACAGTCTCTTGAGGCTGATGCTATTTGTCTGAAGGGGTTTTGAATCCCCACTGATGCTTTCAAGTCAAGATTGTGCTAGATATTCCACGTACAAATCAAATGCCATCACTAAaaatgaagacaaggccagcctcATCCAGTTCGAAAGAAAAAAATGGTCTCCACGTCTGTCCAAATTCAAGTGTCATATCCAAGAGTTCTCTCTCCCGAACCAGAAGTGTGCAGAATGCAAAAGAAGTTACAGATTTGATTCACAATAGTCATGATGGTAGGTTTGGTTCTATCTTATGGTTCTTAATGATTCTTTAGTTGTCATTGTGATGGCTTGAGAATGATGAATCTTTTCTCTTCACCCACAAGTTTGAACAATGGAAGTCTCTCCTTCATGCTGACATTGCCATTTTCTCGTACTGCATCTCCTGTTTCATTCATCAGTTGCTTTAATTCTTGCAGTTCCTATCTACTATGAAGTATATCCACACCAAGTCGGAAGAAATGGAGACCACGCTAATGATTTGGCAGATAAACTGCTTGAGAAGCAACATCCACCCGTTACTGATTCTGCAACCTTTGATACAATGGTAAATATGTTACAGGGTGTTAACTATCATTACCTGACATTTTCAGTTTATGTTGCAGTGTATAGTAGTCTTATATTATTTGTTCATTTCTTTCAACTATTTGGTGTATAGTGGGGTAAGGACTGCCAAATCTACATATATTTCTGTCATGCGTCTTCAGCTtgtgcgtatatatatatatatatatatatatatatatatatatatatatatataaaataaaaaaactgaaCATAGAAATTCGTAGGAGCAAACAAGGAACCAAAAAAAGGTCCCCTGAATAGTTATCTGCTCTCTCCATAtctctactttttttttttgataagtggCTGTTTGAAGATAACATTATGTGAAAGGGCTGAGACACGAGCACCAGGAAAAGAATAACATGTATTCCCTGTCTCAAAAATGACTTGCTTTGTTAGGAGACTCTTTCAATATAGATTATTTCATGCTTTATCCTGTACATGTCCCTAGATTGTCCATTTCTTTCTAGCTGCTTTTGTTGTTGTGAACTCCTGCATTATTTTTTTCTTGAGAAAAGACATGACGCACGAGTTGACTACAACAAAAGCCTAGCCCAATTAGCTTTGGATTGAGGCGCAATAGTATTTGTTTGGTAAAACAAAAGCAGCTACAAAGAAATATATAATTCACATAATATAACTCGTGCATTATTACTAATTATTCCTGGCAGTTTTACATTTTTAGTTTTCCATGCCATACTTGTGCCTACAGGCCAAAAGTAAGACAAtttgatttttgatgttgttgttgtcctTCGTTTTTTGAAATCACTGCAGGAGCCTACAGCAGTAACCTGCAAATCAAGCCCAGAGACCATTTTTTCACCTAGTCTGGAGATTGGTGCGCACAGTGAGTCTAATGTACCCAGTGATGGAGGTATGCCCCCaatttttttgaattcttttgtCGATTGTGAAATTCTGCTTTTTCTCTCCTCGTCCTGAAAAAGATGTTAGGAAAACCAACAGCCCACCCTTAAATTGTGTGTTGCTTTCTTTTTCCTGAGCTTGAAAAGGACGTTGTCCAACAACCAAAACACCCTCGGGCCATAGATGATAAGAGCTGAGAAGcgcatctctctctctctctctctctctctctctctctctctctctctctcacagtTCTGGGAAAAAAAATCATTCTTACATAAACTTCTCATGTTTTATGGTTGTTTACAGCAAGCAATGATTTTTATGTACCCCGATTGGAGACCGAAGATAGTGATAGCAGCAGAAGTTCGTGTGAACATCAGACGTGCAATGTTTCAGATTTTTACATCTCTGATATGATTGTTTCTTGTTTGGCCATCGAGGGTGAAACCATCTATGATGACAGTTTGACTGGCAGATTATTGTCTGATTACAAGTGTGAAGAGCCAAATATCTTTACTAATGTGGATGAGGAATACTTGCTGTTGCCTTTTCTTGAAGACACTGCTGCAGCTAGCTATAGTCAAGATTGCAGAACATCTGGAGAAACTGCCATTCAGTCAGATGATTCGAGCTTATACATGGCAATTCACCAGCTCAGATCATCTGAACAGTCTGATGCTTTCACATATTTAGAATCTGATCAAGCAGAATGCTTTGACCCACATATTTTCATAAGAAATTTGCCAGACATATTAGAAAGGCCAAATATTTTGCCAAAAGAATCACAAAGAAGCAAATCGATCACCCTAGTACTTGACCTAGATGGTGAGATTCACTACTCGGGAACTCcaattttacttttcattatcgtCTTGCTGCAATTTTTGGTTACACTGGAAATGATGCAATGTGTAGCTTGGTGTAAAAACAATCTTTGCTTTACCTGAGATCCAGTTACAAAGATTCTTTTATGGTAGGGACTACCAGAGTAATCCAGTCAAATCTCTGGTACATTCATGTATAACACGTATATAGCTTAGTTGCTGTATTTGGTGCAATATTACTTTCAGTACATATAATATTTTACAGAGGTATGACATAGTTCCCACAAGATGGTCTAATATCTTGCATATTCATTTCATGTCTCCAGAGACACTTGTTCATTCTACACTGGAGCATTGTGATGATGCAGACTTCACATTTCCTGTTTTCTTCAACATGAAAGAACACATTGTCTATGTGAGGCAGAGGCCTCACCTCAAGACATTCTTGGAGAGAGTCGCGGAGATGTTCGAAATCGTAATTTTTACCGCTAGTCAGAGCATATATGCAAAGCAGCTGCTAGATATACTGGATCCAGATGGAAAGCTTATTTCAAGGCGCGCGTATCGTGAATCATGCATCTTCTCTGATGGAAGTTATACGAAGGATTTAACAGTATTAGGTGTTGATCTGGCAAAAGTTGTAATTATAGATAATTCCCCACAGGTAATCTACTTGAATTATGTATTTGATGATAAATTGAGTATTATTATCTTGTTAGCTGGGAATATGCTTTTGTCATGTTACTGCGTTTACTTTTGATCCTTTGCTTTTTTTGAAGTCTTTTAGCCCTATTAGAGATTGTTATGCCAATAGGAAATATAGAGAACTTCTAGTACATATTATATTTGTTATTTGTATAATACTGGCCTGAGATTATTTTAAATGGAGAAACGTGTCAGTGAGGATTCCTATAGCAGACCCCAACTAGTTTGGGACTgactagtagtagtagtagttgttgttgtatatgTTTGTCCTGTTGGCGAGACGGACACAAATCTCTATGTACTTAATGGTGCTGGGATGGTAGATCCTTacctctcttttttcatttggtTGTGGCTGGTAAGGGTGAGTGGGCCGGTGAGATCAAGTCACTGAAATTCCTGCGCAATCCGTAAAATAGATACAGCGCCCTTATCAGGCATTTGACTGCTTTTCAAGTTTTCTATAGGAAGAAGAATATGttgaaaattatttgttaaaAAATAAAGAGTCTAGATGTTTGTGAattttttcaagtttgatgtgCTTTGGAAATTGGAGAAATGCTTAAGAGATACGTACAGCAAGGTTGAATATGCAGAGTGCTTATTTGAGCTTGAAGTAAGGCTATTGTTTTATGTAACTGAATATTAGTTTCCCATCTTGATTTCAGGTTTTCAGATTGCAAGTGAATAATGGGATTCCTATTAAGAGTTGGTTTGATGACCCTTCAGACTCTGCACTAATTTCTTTACTTCCATTCCTAGAGGCACTGGCTGATGCTGATGATGTCCGACCTATCATTGCTAAGAAATTTGGTAACAAGGAATAAGAGGCCCTTGTTTCTTCCTAGTAGTTCCTCTAACAATCCCTCCTCTCTCTTCTCATTTAAAAAAGATTATCCTTCATTTACCTGCTCATTGTTCTATCCTCATTGAGCCTTGATATAATTGGGTGTGGAATAAGAATACTAGTCCTCTTCTAGTTGAGTCAGCTTTTTGCTCATTCCTTTCTTGTTTCTACCCTTTTGACAACCTTCTTCAGTCCATTGCTTATCTAATTTCTCGCATATAGTTGCAAGAGGTTCTCATTGTGTGCAATGTACAGTTATATGCCTAGTTATTTACAAGCTTGTGTATATGAATTGATCTTTTGTGAAATAAATTTTGTGATTGTGTTTTGTTGTCCTAGTATAAAAGCTGTCTGTTTGATTAAATTACCTGTTTATTATATAGCTTTGGCAGAGTCTCGTGTACTTGTCAATTTTGCGAAAAATAAGCTTCCCATCAAATGCTAATTGGCAAAACATCAGCGTTGCAGGTAGAAATAGGTTTAGAAGTTAATTGGATTATGATTAGATGATGCTTTAAAGACTACTAGCTTTTAGAAGTCAAAAATAGAATAGCATGGACATCCAAGCACTTGCGTGTTTCTTCATGTAGGCTTGTACTGGTTGTTCCACTCTCGTTTTATTTCAGAACATTACTAGTTATATGTTTTATCCTTAGTCGAAAATCCATTAAACTCCTCTCAAAGCCTAAGTAGAACTAGGTCTGGAGGTTACTACTTAATCATCTTGCCTATGGATGAAAGATTCCACTTGTAAGATTGACTGCCTATTATGCATCAGGAAAAGAGAACAGTTGTCTCAAGTTATAGTCATTAAGTAAGAAATTGATCAGTTAAATGTTAAAAGTTCTGGCTAACATTTCACCCAGAGAATTGATTGCTTTGGAGTTGAAAATAATAATGGTATAGTTCCACTAGTTATTTACTGCAGCGAGACCAATTTTAGCATTTCATGCTACTAAAGGCTAATAGAGCTGTATCGCTAGAATTCTTCTAATATTGGTAAATCGCCTTTCTTGTCGCTGATACCTGCTTAACAGCTTCAGAGTGACGGCTAACTGTAAAATGTACCAAAGTAGAGACCGGATATATGTGCTAGGGTCATGTAGTTTCCATTTCCTAACAGGTTAAATTTTTTAACTTCTACTTTAACTCTTCCTCTGTAATGTCTTCTTGCATGGTGTAATAACTGCCGGTCTTTGACTGGAAAATCCCCCTGCTTCTAAAGGGATcccaaacaaaacaaaaaggaaaacagaaaAGAAAGTTCAAGTGGACACCTTGTCAAAAAATAAAACTGTAGAGGATAAAAGTAAACACAACTCCAAGCAACATAATCTTCTTTTTGGTACAAAATAGATAGGAAATTGAAATCTGAAAACATTTTAATAAGTTAGCTTtatcatcaattttatgaacacTCCCATTTTCCTTGCTTGGTAAATAGTTTCTTGTGATTTGAACATGACGCTGATGCTTAACGTTTTGGTCTGGATTTCATGAGAGTGAATCTGGATGAGTTATGCTTCTGCATTTATTTTGCTTAAGAACTCATAAGATTTCAAGGGTAATGCTTTTCAAGGATCTTCTGTGCTATAAATAAGTTCATACAACTGTTTTCATACTTGATATGATGAATACCTGGAATATGCTAGGGAGGTTTTTCTTTGGGTGGATTTTTTTTGGCGAGATGCTGTCAGCCCCTTCCACTTTAATTTGTTCGGATAGTTAGATTGGCA
Proteins encoded in this window:
- the LOC107796847 gene encoding uncharacterized protein LOC107796847 isoform X1, with the protein product MPSLKMKTRPASSSSKEKNGLHVCPNSSVISKSSLSRTRSVQNAKEVTDLIHNSHDVPIYYEVYPHQVGRNGDHANDLADKLLEKQHPPVTDSATFDTMEPTAVTCKSSPETIFSPSLEIGAHSESNVPSDGASNDFYVPRLETEDSDSSRSSCEHQTCNVSDFYISDMIVSCLAIEGETIYDDSLTGRLLSDYKCEEPNIFTNVDEEYLLLPFLEDTAAASYSQDCRTSGETAIQSDDSSLYMAIHQLRSSEQSDAFTYLESDQAECFDPHIFIRNLPDILERPNILPKESQRSKSITLVLDLDETLVHSTLEHCDDADFTFPVFFNMKEHIVYVRQRPHLKTFLERVAEMFEIVIFTASQSIYAKQLLDILDPDGKLISRRAYRESCIFSDGSYTKDLTVLGVDLAKVVIIDNSPQVFRLQVNNGIPIKSWFDDPSDSALISLLPFLEALADADDVRPIIAKKFGNKE
- the LOC107796847 gene encoding uncharacterized protein LOC107796847 isoform X2, with amino-acid sequence MPSLKMKTRPASSSSKEKNGLHVCPNSSVISKSSLSRTRSVQNAKEVTDLIHNSHDVPIYYEVYPHQVGRNGDHANDLADKLLEKQHPPVTDSATFDTMEPTAVTCKSSPETIFSPSLEIGAHSESNVPSDGASNDFYVPRLETEDSDSSRSSCEHQTCNVSDFYISDMIVSCLAIEGETIYDDSLTGRLLSDYKCEEPNIFTNVDEEYLLLPFLEDTAAASYSQDCRTSGETAIQSDDSSLYMAIHQLRSSEQSDAFTYLESDQAECFDPHIFIRNLPDILERPNILPKESQRSKSITLVLDLDETLVHSTLEHCDDADFTFPVFFNMKEHIVYVRQRPHLKTFLERVAEMFEIVIFTASQSIYAKQLLDILDPDGKLISRRAYRESCIFSDGSYTKDLTVLGVDLAKVVIIDNSPQVKWR